Part of the Nothobranchius furzeri strain GRZ-AD unplaced genomic scaffold, NfurGRZ-RIMD1 Scf099, whole genome shotgun sequence genome, CAGGCCTGCAGCGAAACAAAAAAGCTACGGTACcgaacttggtgtgtgtgtgtgggtgtgagtgagtgtgggcCCACGGGTGGATTTAGATTGAACTtggtattgttttttatttatatttttttgagaAAGTatggaggtcagttaatgacccaTATTAGAtatgttcactgaaaaaacaaactGAATTGGTTATTTGATTCAAAGACATTTACAATTTTGGTAATTTGATTGCTTTCAGGTTAACTGAACAGTTCCTTCATTCTAAGTGAGTTCTttattaaagattttttttttttcatttagaaagttGTCTGGGCTTATTCTGGGTTAAGTGATAATGCTAATGTAATGGTTTGAGAGCAAAAGGAAAAGATTACTTTACCTTAGGTGAACGGCTAGGTTTCTACCAGAAATCAACGAACCCAAGAAGACACCCCACCTGTTTTAGATTCTAGTGCAGTTACTAGACTGGGTAAGGGGGTGCTACATAAAAAAATGGAGGCACCGCTCagataaaattattattatattttttttgcATAAAATAGCCATATGCCCAGACGATCAGTACCTAGTGCCACTTTGGGTGACTGTTACAGAAGTTACTGAAGTTTAATTAGTTTTGTTCCTGAACATTACAGAAGAAACTTTTGTGGTTTATTGTTTGTTATTCTTGTGAAATGACAATATGAGTCAGTTACTTAACTGGTGTAAAGGAGAGGGTATTAACCCCTCACATGCTGTTTTGCTTAAGGGTGTCCCTGAAGACACAGAAGTTAGTGTAATAGAGGGCACCGTGCAGACCATTAAAGCTCTTGGACGTGTTAGAGTCAGAGGAAGAACATATGATCCTGTGTCTCAAAGTTTAACAGTTCTTTGTGAGTGCAGGGAAGCCGCAAAGACTGAAGCCATTCCTGCTGATGTTATGCCTGAAGGCAGTGATTCCCCTTGGCGAATCATTAGTCCAGTTGAAGTTGAAAAAGAGAGCCTTCAGCACGGAGAAGCTCCTTCACAAACACCAGAGCCAGACACGAGCCAAAATTCGTTTTTCCAATCATCCAGTCCAGAGGCCATAATTAGAGCAGTAGGTGACATCTTACAGCTCACCTCTAAACCAACTAGTGACAGTAGCAGTTACAGACGACTCCGAACATTTTCGGGGGTGCTTCCCACACCGCTGGGAGAGGAACCTTTGGATAACTGGCTAGAGCAAGCAAGACTAATGATTGAAGAGTCAGACAAACCcgacaaagaaaagaaaatgagaaTAATGGAGAGTGTAAAAGGTCCTGCCATGGAGATTCTTCAGGCGGTGAGATTTAATAATCCAGACACAACTCCCACAGAATACCTAGATGTTATTGAAAACACGTTTGGCACAACAGAGATGGGAGAAGAGCTATACTTCGCTTTCAGAATGATGTGCCAGCATCCAACTGAGAAGCTATCAGAGTTTCTGAGAAGAATGGAAAGAATATTAAATAAAGTAGTTCAAAAAGGGGGTTTACCACTTGCCTCCAAAGACAAGGCACGCATTGACCAACTCATTAAAGGTGCCATCAGATCTGACATGATGATTTTAAGCTTGAGACTAAGAGAGAGAAAAATTGCCCCGCCAACATTCCTGCAGCTCTTGAATGAGATACGAGTGGAGGAGGAGCATGAGGCCTCCAGACGTAGGCTGAATCCCCCTAAATCTGTGCACGTCAAACGTACCGCTGCAGCTACAGAGATTGAGGCAACAGATCTTGGGTTGGAGGTTGAACGGCTGAGATCACAAGTGATTGAGCTCCAAGCTTTAG contains:
- the LOC129166511 gene encoding paraneoplastic antigen Ma1 homolog; its protein translation is MSQLLNWCKGEGINPSHAVLLKGVPEDTEVSVIEGTVQTIKALGRVRVRGRTYDPVSQSLTVLCECREAAKTEAIPADVMPEGSDSPWRIISPVEVEKESLQHGEAPSQTPEPDTSQNSFFQSSSPEAIIRAVGDILQLTSKPTSDSSSYRRLRTFSGVLPTPLGEEPLDNWLEQARLMIEESDKPDKEKKMRIMESVKGPAMEILQAVRFNNPDTTPTEYLDVIENTFGTTEMGEELYFAFRMMCQHPTEKLSEFLRRMERILNKVVQKGGLPLASKDKARIDQLIKGAIRSDMMILSLRLRERKIAPPTFLQLLNEIRVEEEHEASRRRLNPPKSVHVKRTAAATEIEATDLGLEVERLRSQVIELQALA